The genomic stretch CTAAACCCTTATCTTTCACACATTGTGACACATAACCACCTCTCTTTTATCTGTTTTATGTATCACTTAGTAACAGTGGCGTCTCTGGCATGGAAAGCCTGGTGGTGCACAATAAACTCTGTATGGGCAGCATCCGACTCGTCAATGAAAccacacacaaacctacttgctcaatgaatccaaacacaaacgcacctcagcaatgaatgaaatcacaaatgcacacattaacataacatggCGCAGGAGTTAGCGCAAGTGGAGACAAGGATATGAATGACATCGTCAATAACGGCATTTGATCTCACACACCTCgtatattaccttgttatacaTCATAGCACtacaaatccaaagttatcaagcagcaggggttaaattgggatttgttatgtgtgtgtgtgtgtgtgtgtgtgtgtgtgtgtgtgtgtgtgtgtgtgtgtgtgtgtgtgtgtgtgtgtgtgtgtgtgtgagtgtgtgtgtgtgtgaggggggtctTTGGTTTCAGGGTTCCATGggtttacgtgtgtgtgcataGACTGCAAAACTTGATTGATATCATTTGacaaactgtaaataaaatataaccGGGTGAGACAACTCTGCTCTGAACACTGGAACGCTAATCAAAGTCATTCTAGATCTAGACACTGTTGGCAGTGCACAAAACTACAGCTGATGACAATAAAATCTCTCTATAAGTGCACTCTCTTGTGTATCTGTATCAGCGGTGTTGTTACCACTAAATAAGAGAATAATACAAAATATGAATAGAACACAGTCTCTTTGATAGTTACATTAATCTGGAATTAATTCATGTTACAAATATACACAGGCTGCCAACAACTTTTCAAATTTTCCAAACCTGTCCATGAATCAGGACGAAACATCATTTTCCCCAGCTcacagaagtgcaacacaaagacaaaaacacatatccaaaaactacaagaacttcaagaacacacatactaacacatatctaacctaacacatatatccaaactaaaaaaactgtccaagggaacgaacgccagccaggatgactattgaaactgctggtctgcatgggcaagcagttagcttagcctgccccgcttctgcatcctgtcggatcgcccttggtgttaccccctcagtcacagctccaggcagggccgtggtccctgagcccacaagacgcagcagaccaagttctcctaaccgatgcagcgccagctctccccgccaacaaacaaagacaaaacttaactgcagacgtggacaaagacactgcatggatggtactgggtgagtccgctgcaaacgtgaattcgcgccgccatcttcccacaactaTCTAGCATTAGCATAATTTGGTAAAATCCAAACATTGTTTAAGCAGACTATCAGAGTGATTTATATTCTgttattaaacctgtcagtttctgacctatttttctccctgcctGGCCATATGCCACTGGCCTCCAGCCCAACTTGATTAACAGTATGGTTCACAGTCACAAAGTTAAGCCTAGCAAAGTGGCGCTGGCTGCTGATATTACTGCCATACCTAGCTAGCTAAAATATACTTAGCATAAAAAGTAAggcaatttgtgtttggtagattatttctttgttgtaacaatgcttcttggcaataaatcttaaactgttggagagcttgtttatttcccttttaaatggtgccacatttgtaaggaacatgcatttgtgggatgagctgcagagctgagtatgtgggttgtgcccatgaaaaatttgccaaatcttctctgacaatgccaaacagcttattttactgttgctgttgactcttgttttgagcttctggtaccccaggtgctgacaatcagctgcctgatataagatttattgccaagaagcattgttacaacaaagaaataatctaccaaacacaaatttctttacttttttcaAAGTTTAGATTACTTGTCTGTCTGAGGATATAATAAGTTTTCCTTGATTTAAAACTAAAAAATGTGATGATAATGATTGACCAAGGTTGCTGGTTTGTCGTTAATTAAGTTTACAGCAGTTTAGTAAAAGGTTGTAACTTTCACTGCTATTAAAGAACACACACTGACAGGGCTTGTAACTGAGCATTGCTTTTATTTGCAGTTGATGTCGGCCACAGTCACGCCGTACAGACTGTGATTATCATAAAATGAACTCACAGGTCGTCTCTCTCTGCATATAGTCCCGTCCCACCACCCTTTGACCCGGCAACAGCGCACTACCCCGCTGGAACTGCAAAACATCTCCCATCCAACTGCGTACAACCAACACTCACACCCCcatggaggggggagagggggagaaaatCGGAGGTACCCTAGTGAGGAACAAAAGCTCAACTGCAGCCTAACTGGAAATAGAGCATCTCCTGGGAAATTCTTTGTGCTAACTAGCAGCATTTTCTGTCCCATTTCATCAGTGCCGCAGATAAGGGGCTAGGAGCAAAGTTATTTTTTCAGGTAATTAAATTAGCATCTGTGGGCCAAAATAACAGaaagaatgtgtgtgagtgtgtgataagagagcgagcgggagagagagagagagagagtgagtgagtgagtgagtgagtgagcaaaagAGTTTAAAAGACTATTAAGACAGACAGGGATCAATgggcctctttttctttttttagactaCCCGTTTCCCTGTGAGACCTTAAAAAAGTTAaaggtgtagagagagagaggatacagagaggagacagagaggagacagagagagagagactttggcaataaagaataaataaatctGATCTCCTATATGTATCCCAGGACGTGAAATAAACAGTGACAGCTACCTATGTGTGAGACTGAAACCCCTTCCACACAGCCACGCTCCACCATTCCTAAACTGCAATCAAACAGAACAAACTGCGGTTAAACATTGACACAGGTTGAGATTCAAACAAGGTATTACACCCGAAAACATTACCGCCTGTGAACAGGGTCCAGGGTCTGTCCTGACAAAAGAGAAGGTCCAGATTATCGTAACAATCTCCTGAGtggcaacttttttctttttcttttttctttttggcacaCAGACCGCAAAAAAAGTTTGTTTTCTATAAAAATCACAAACCCTTGGCAAAGGATCTCTCCATCACTCTTGTCACAACATCATTtataaaaacttaaaaaaaagcaaactcaaacaaaacaacaccaaaaaaagacaaaaagacagaagagagaggggtTTATGGTTAAAGCTGTAAAAATACACACATATTGCCCAAACATAGAGAAGCACACAAGAGAAGCTCTTTACTTTTCTCTCTGAAAACTAATAAGATTTTGGTTGGGGTGCAACACGCGATCAGACCTGCTGAGTTTAAATGGCGTGTGCGAGGCAGCTGCATGAGCACGGTCATATTCTGCACTTACTTAAAGTATTAAAGGTTGGCGTTTGGTCAAAGCATGAGGAAAAAGTTGTCTCTTTGAAAGGGGAGGTTTGTgtggttcttaggttgccacctcgactggcactgatgaccttatgaccacagctcctacctgcacatgtgcaatagaggctttgaacatggcccacccatgaccccagcctccctcgagatacacgagaacttcttctggaggtgggattTTAACACCTCACAGataggggcctctgccagacattcccagttccccctcactacacgtttgccaggtctgtccggcagccttccccgccatctgatccaactcaccaccgagtggtgatcagttgacagctctgctcctctcttcacccaagtgtccaaaacatatggccgcagatcacattatatgaccacaaagtctatcatcgatcttcagcctaagcTGTTGTAATACCAAGTACACTTAGGAACTACCTTAAGTAAAAACATTAAATCATAATTCTGAATTAAAAAGTCACAattctgagaaaaaaaaacaggaatatGATATAGTTTTACAGCTTCAAGAAAAAAACAATATGAATTTTGAGACATAAAGCCAGAATTACAAAAAAAGGGTGGAATCTTCCTACCTCCGTTGTGTACATGGGAATGGGTGGGTTAAGGAATTACATCACCCATTTCTAAATTGTTGATGACACCGACACATGATGGTGTAATGTGAAGTGGGTGATATAAGCAATCCTCATATAATTGGAGTGTAGGCAGGTCAGCCCTGTCCTTGCAGATACAAGGCAAAGACTGCCAGCTGTTAAATGACAACAAGGGACCTAAATGATTCTGAGTTGCTTGTGTAAACAGGACTCTGTGCTCCAAAGGCGCTGGAAGGTTTTTTGACTGTTTTGACTGATCTTGCACTTTATTGTGGTATCTTTTCTGCCTTTTTTCTTCAGACAAGTCAAGTTTACCTGTGGAGCTCTGTAGTCACAGTTACAATACCGAAGGCGTCGTAGTCAAATAGGGGAAAGTGATTCCAGTGAACAACAATGGACATCACTCACCAACTTCACAGTGATTCTCATTAAGGACAAGAgacatttatttttgtttttaattcttGTCCTGAAATGCTGACTTCAGAAAAAACTTATGGCTAATACTACTGATGGCCTGCTATACCAGGCAAGAGAAGAGATGATGGCATTTGCCTTTGTGTCAGTCGGGTCTTGCTGTGCTTTCCTCTACATTAATTGTGTTCTTTTGTTCACACTGAGAAGCAGGCCAGTGTTCTGTGAGACCTCCCGTTACATTCTTCTCTTCAACCTCCTACTCGCAGACACAGCTCAGCTGACATTGAGCGAAACTCTTTACTTACTGGCTGCTTGCAGAATAAGACTGACGCTCTATCTGTGTAGTGTTTTAGTCATGACCTCGATGCTCGTGGCATCCATTTCCCCTCTCACACTGATGGTGATGTCAGTGGAGAGATACGTGGCCGTGTGCTTGCCGCTGAGACATGCAGAAATTGTCACCATCAGGAGCACAGCTGTGGCCGTCACCACCATTTGGGTCTTCAGTTTAGTTAATATCCTCATCCGGATTTTTATTTTACTAAATCTGAAACATGACATCTTATCCAGTCAGCCCATGAGGCATTTCTGTTCCAaggaggcttttttttttgcaccaatgTCTTATTACTATGACAAAGCCTATTCTGGCTTTGTCTTCATATCAGTAGGGATGACAATTATTCTCTCTTATATTGGCGTGATGCTTGTAGCCAGGTCTGCGTCCACAGACAAAGCTTCAGCCATTAAGGCAGGTAAAACACTCTTGCTCCACCTGATACAGCTTGGTTTGATTCTTCCCTCTACTATA from Lampris incognitus isolate fLamInc1 chromosome 8, fLamInc1.hap2, whole genome shotgun sequence encodes the following:
- the LOC130116363 gene encoding odorant receptor 131-2-like translates to MANTTDGLLYQAREEMMAFAFVSVGSCCAFLYINCVLLFTLRSRPVFCETSRYILLFNLLLADTAQLTLSETLYLLAACRIRLTLYLCSVLVMTSMLVASISPLTLMVMSVERYVAVCLPLRHAEIVTIRSTAVAVTTIWVFSLVNILIRIFILLNLKHDILSSQPMRHFCSKEAFFFAPMSYYYDKAYSGFVFISVGMTIILSYIGVMLVARSASTDKASAIKAGKTLLLHLIQLGLILPSTIHSVILTLLAITADKLLVVRLHNIFFVICHILPRCLSALIYGLRDQTIRHVLMSYFSCQQKCSVFPTNANTNCMLE